TTATCGACTCGCTCCTGCATCCGGGCGGACAGTAGTCCGGGCTTCTCGGTTCTCTGCTTTCGCCGGATCGGCAGGTTGGGGCCGGACCTGAGCGGTCCGCCGCCCCGCCGCAGGTCGTCCCCTACCATCCCCGTCCCGTGAGACCGGCGGACCGGACCACCATCGACAGCCTGCCCGCCTGGACCGGCGGGGCCGTGGCCGTGGTCCTGGTGGCCGCGGTGGCCGCCGGCGTCGTGCTGCGCTTCTGGACGCGGTCCGACCTGTGGCTGGACGAGGCCCTCACCGTCAACATCTCCCGGCTCCCGCTGAGCCAGATCCCCGGGGCGCTACGCCACGACGGTTCGCCCCCTCTGTACTACTTCCTCCTGCATCTCTGGATGCGGGCGTTCGGCACCTCGGACGGGGCCATCCGGGCCCTGTCGGGCGTGTTCGGCATGGTCAGCCTGCCGATGGCCTACCTGGCCGGCCGGCGCCTGGCCGGGCGCACCGTCGGGTGGACGGCCCTGGCCCTCGTGGCCACCTCCCCGTTTGCCGTCCGGTACTCCACCGAGGCCCGGATGTACATGATGATCGTGGCCCTGAGCCTGGCCGGCTTCCTGGCCGTGGACGCCGCCCTGCGCCGGCCCGATCCGCTGCGCCTCGTGGCCGTCGGCGTGGTCAGCGGCCTGCTGGCCCTGTCGCACTACTGGTCGCTGTACCTGATCGCCGCCACCGTCGTGCTGCTCGGCTGGCTCTGGCGGCACGAGGGTGGCAGGGACCCCCGCGCTCGGGCCGCCTTCCGGTCCCTGGTGGCGGTGGTGGCCGGGACCGTGGTCTTCCTGGCCCCGTGGGCCCGGATCATGGTCTTCCAGCTGCGCCACACCGGGACGCCGTGGTCGGGGCGGGCCAGCTTCTCCGCCATGGTCAACTCGGTCAGCGACTTTGCCGGCGGGGCCAGCAGCACGGGCCGGGCCCTGGGACTGCTGTTCTTCGCCCTGGCCGGGCTGGGGCTGTTCGGGGCGGCCGTCGACCGGGTCCGCGTCGACCTCGACCTGCGGACCCGCCCCCTAGGGCGGTCGATGGCGTGGCTGTCCTTCGGCACCCTCGGCCTGGGCGTGGTGACCGGCTACGTGGCCCACTCGGCCTACACCGCCCGCTACACGGCGGTCGGCTTCGCCTTCTTCATCCTGCTGGTGGCGGTGGGGGTGACCACCCTCGCCGACGCCCGGGTGCGCTACCTGGTGGTCGGCGCCGCCGTCGCCTTCGGCCTGGGCAGCTCGGCGCCCAACGTCACGACCAACCGCACCCAGGCGGCGCAGATCGCCCGCGCCCTCGACGCCCGGGGCGGGCCGGGGGACGTGGTCGTGTACTGCCCCGACCAGTTGGGCCCCGGGACGGCCCGGCTGGTGACCGGCCGCTTCGTCCAGATCACCTACCCCCGGGCCACCGGCCCCCAGCGGGTCGACTGGGTCGACTACGCCAAGGTGAACGCCGCCAGCCAGCCGGCGCAGTTCGCCCGCGCCGCCATCGCCCGGGCCGGGCCCGGACACAGCGTGTGGCTGGTGTTCTCCCCCGACTACCTGACCATCGGGGACAAGTGCACCTCGCTGGAGGCCGACCTCGCCGCCCTCCGGCCTCACTCCCGGGCATTCGTGGCCCAGAGCAGCAAGTACTTCGAGCACGCCAGCCTCGACCGCTTCTGGCCGTCGTGAGCCTCCCGCGCCGGGTGTCTCCTCCCCCGAGACGCCGGGCATGAGGCGCTTCGAGTCCGTCCGGGCCGCCGCCCTGCCGTGGGCGGTCGGGCGGGTCGTGGTGATCGGCGCCCTGGCCCTGTCCCGCTACCTGGCCGACCACGTGCACCCGGCCGCCGCCGTGGTCACCCGGGCCCACGAGGGGCTGCTCGGCTGGGACGCCGGCTACTACCGGGACCTGGCCCTGCAGGGCTACGCCGGCCTGCCCCGCCCGGCCGTGCGCTTCTTCCCCCTGGTCCCGCTCGTGACCCGGGCCCTGCACAAGGTCACCGGCCTGTCCGCCGGCGCCTCCCTGATCGGGCTGGTCAACGTCGCCGCCCTCCTGGCCGGCGTCCTGCTCTACCGGCTGGTCATGACCGAGACGGCCCGGCGCGACCTGGCCCGGCGCGCCGTGTGGATCCTGGCCCTGGCCCCCTCGGCCTTCGTCCTCGTGATGGGCTACGCCGAGGCCGTCCTCCTCGTGCTCGGGATCGGCGCCTTCCTGGCCCTGCGCACCCACCGGTGGTGGTGGGCGGCGGCGGCCGGGTACCTGGCCGGCCTGACCCGGCCCATCGGCCTCGTCCTGGTCCTTCCCGCCCTCGCCGAGGTGGCCCTGTCCCTCCGCTCCCACCCCTCCGACGACCCCCTCCCGGGCCAAGCCGGCTCGTCCCTCCGTCCCGCCCCCCTGGCCCACCGGCCCGGCACCGGCGCCCCCGACCTGCGCCACGCCCCGCTCACCCACCAGCTGGGCGCGGCCGCCGCCGTGCTGGCGCCCCTCGCCGGCTGCTTCACCTTCCTGGGGTGGGTGGGGGCCCGCTTCGGGGACTTCTGGCTGCCCCTGCGGGTGCAGGAGTCGGGGAACCTCCGGGGCCGGTTCAGCGACCCGCTCGTCACGGTGGTGCACGACGCCAAGGACCTCTTCCACGGCCACGTCGGCACCGGTCTCCACGTCCCGTGGCTGGCGGTGTTCGTGGTCCTCCTGGTGGTGGCGCTGCGCCGCTGGCCCCTGCCCTACGGCCTGTATGCCCTCGGCGTGCTCGCCCTGGCGGTGAGCTCCGCCAACTTCGACTCGCTGGAGCGCTACGCCCTGTCCGCCTTCCCGTTCGTGCTGGCCGGGGCCGGCCTGGTCTCCGGAGAGGAGACCGAGCGCACCGTGTTCAGCATCCTCGGCGCCCTGCTCCTGGCGTACTCGGTGCTCGCCTTCCTGAACGCCGTCGTCCCCTGAGCGACCGGGCGGTCCCCGGGTCGGCCGGTGGCGGCCCGGTACCCTGTCGAGGCTCTTCGCTTCCTCATTCCGGACACAGACTCCTCACAGGGGACCGCATGCCGTCACCGGAGACCAGCCCGCCGGACCCGGACGTCGTCGTCATCGGCGCGGGCCCGGCCGGCCTCACCGCCGCCTACCAGCTGGGCAAGCACGGCCGCCGGTCGGTAGTGCTCGAGGCCGACGACGTCGTGGGCGGAATCAGCCGGACCCCGGAGCGGGACGGCTGGCGCTTCGACATCGGC
This DNA window, taken from Acidimicrobiales bacterium, encodes the following:
- a CDS encoding glycosyltransferase family 39 protein, giving the protein MRPADRTTIDSLPAWTGGAVAVVLVAAVAAGVVLRFWTRSDLWLDEALTVNISRLPLSQIPGALRHDGSPPLYYFLLHLWMRAFGTSDGAIRALSGVFGMVSLPMAYLAGRRLAGRTVGWTALALVATSPFAVRYSTEARMYMMIVALSLAGFLAVDAALRRPDPLRLVAVGVVSGLLALSHYWSLYLIAATVVLLGWLWRHEGGRDPRARAAFRSLVAVVAGTVVFLAPWARIMVFQLRHTGTPWSGRASFSAMVNSVSDFAGGASSTGRALGLLFFALAGLGLFGAAVDRVRVDLDLRTRPLGRSMAWLSFGTLGLGVVTGYVAHSAYTARYTAVGFAFFILLVAVGVTTLADARVRYLVVGAAVAFGLGSSAPNVTTNRTQAAQIARALDARGGPGDVVVYCPDQLGPGTARLVTGRFVQITYPRATGPQRVDWVDYAKVNAASQPAQFARAAIARAGPGHSVWLVFSPDYLTIGDKCTSLEADLAALRPHSRAFVAQSSKYFEHASLDRFWPS
- a CDS encoding FAD-dependent oxidoreductase is translated as MPSPETSPPDPDVVVIGAGPAGLTAAYQLGKHGRRSVVLEADDVVGGISRTPERDGWRFDIGGHRFFTKVRPVEELWHEILPDEDFLMRPRMSRIHYRGRLFDYPLKAGNA